The following nucleotide sequence is from Polyodon spathula isolate WHYD16114869_AA unplaced genomic scaffold, ASM1765450v1 scaffolds_3129, whole genome shotgun sequence.
tataGCTCAACAGTGCAGTACTAATACAATGACAGACATTTACCAAGataaatagaataataaaaattaattaattctttgCTTGGAATATACTAACCAGGCCTCTCAGTATACATCAGAATacaatataaagagtgtgtgtatgttgatatggtttaaatgctgatactgcatagcatttaaacattcgTAGCGGTACAGTTGCGAtatgactgggaacagatcaagtGTGGACAGGCTGATCAGATCTACAATGGAATGAGGGATGTAGTAAATAGGTTACCAACTAATCATATTTCAGATCAAAATTAAACATGACATTCGTTTGATTACCGTTTGCTGCCAAATGCTGTCTAAAAGTCGGCTCAGTAGGCTTACTGTGGGTCTCATTCATCCCAGTATTTGTTTGGCTTCCAGTAACTCCaaccaaactgtaaaaaaaatatgatattacTTTAAAAGTAATAACCCTACTAAAATTTGCACAATACAATACTGAAAAAAATCTACATAACTCAATGCAAAGTGGCTCAGCAGTTTTCTGATTTAACAGACCTACTCTGAATCACGCTACAGGTCTGGTCCAGATCTGgtataatgaataaatacaactTAACTCATTAAATTGCAATATTGCAGTCAATAAGGGGCATTATAGTAGATTTACCAGTCATGTGCATACATTAACGTGAGTGTCACCTGTAGACCAATGATGAACTGCTGCTCAGAAGGTGTGAAAATAGTCAAGATGCTTCTCATATAGTTGTGACATTTCAGAGTGACTGGTAACTATGCTGTTGGTAAATACTTTGACTTAAAACTGCTTTATTGGATGGTTTTGGACGCATTTACAGTCAAAGTGAGATGCTCCTTGCCGTTATAaacatgttttcccttttttGCAAAATAACCCTATTGTTACAGAACAGGTACCTCTTGGGCTTTGTGGGTTTGTTCTTGTTGATGAGGGCTATGGTAAAGTCATCATTGAGACACATGGTGTATtcattgatcccaaaatcttccATTTTAGGAGTGAAGGCCTCATTGTCCAACTCCAACATACACTTGGGCGTTTTGGGTAAGACAGGAAACGATTCTGTAAATGTTGGGGCCCTCAAGTCCCCCTGGCCCACAGAGTCCTGTGTTACTGCTGGTTGTTCCGGCTTCTCCTTTACTACTTCCCAAGTGTTTTGGAATCGATAGTGCGAGAGGCCAAAGTCAGAGAGCCGTGGGGTGCGCATTGGGTCCTGGGGTGCAGGAGGCTTCTCTGCAGGTGTGGCACAAGGCAGACTTTCTGATGTTCTCTCCttgtcctcctcctcttcctcactcccACTGTTCTCCTGGTCTTCCATACATTCTTCATCATTACTATTTGTAGCTATCTCCACTGCTAAACAATTAAAAGTAgtattaatgtaatgtaattaaagATTGTGTCACAGAGATATCATCAATGGCTCATTTTAAAGCTTTGAAGAGAgttatttactattttatttaaattgaaaataaagaatttaccccccccccccccccgttactGAATTAATGATGCATTAAACAACTGTCTTTGAAACACCTCGTAcacaaatagtaaaataaaatgtaacactgtCTCATCTATGTTAACAAAGAATAAAACATACCTGTAGTTTTCCCAGCCAGTGGTTTGTATCCATACTTTTGGAAATATTCTTTGATTTTTTCAAGGTttgctgtgtttctttgttttagtaCACAACATGATCTAAGAAAATCACTTGCATTGTTTTCCACAGACTGATTGCTAATCACCTGTGTTTTAACCTGTCCCTAGAATTAAAAAGAATCTATTAATAACTATGAATCTAGTTGTTCAGTAAGGGGGTTCAGGAACTTGTTTTTGATTACATGCACATTTTGTATACCTCCATTCAACTACGCTAAACTATTTTCACATTCCTTCTTTGATATATTctaatatttatggaattattgtttAATACTTGGCACAGGACTATAAAAATAACAACTCAAATGTTCTAAACATATGCTAGTTGCTAGAGCTGATATAAAAATtaccattcagaaaaaaaatctggTGAAAGCCCCTTGCAATAAATGGGTTAGCACAGCGAAAAGACATCACCTAAACATACATTCATATTGCCTCAGTCTCCTGCAATGTTGATACTTACTTTTATAGCCTGGACTTCTGAATGCAATTCATGTAAAACTTGCATAGCTCCCTCTTCTTTGTAATCATCTAGACACAAAATATAAtgacataatataataattacagaAACTACAGATACGTATATTGAAGACTGCTGTAGCAGGTATTTTAAGAAGACATCCGATTCTAAACAGGGAAACtggcttttttggttttttgtatcTTTTAGTAACGATATAAAAATGATGTATAGGGTCTGTAAGGTGAGAGAAAATACTCAATACTCCAGTAGCCCATCTTTTAAACATACAGATAAGCAGCCTCCAAAATTAATCATTTAGGCTCCAAAGGTACCTTTTCTTACTACATTATATAACAATAATTTTGGAAAAACAAACTCACCAAATGCAGTACAGCACATAAAATGTTCGGTTTATTACATACCACTGCTGCTGTTCTCGTGAGCTTTTTTAAGAGTCTTGGTTTCTGTCTCCAAGAAGGTGGCTACATTTCGTAGTCTTCTGAAGAAATTTCCTGATATGTCCATTCTAGACAgagctaaataaaataagtacatgaatgaatgaatgaacaaaagCCCCTGTTTCCAATAAAATACTCTTCCTATAACAAAAACACTACTAGGGAAAAATAACAATCATT
It contains:
- the LOC121311337 gene encoding spindle and kinetochore-associated protein 3-like; translated protein: MDISGNFFRRLRNVATFLETETKTLKKAHENSSSDDYKEEGAMQVLHELHSEVQAIKGQVKTQVISNQSVENNASDFLRSCCVLKQRNTANLEKIKEYFQKYGYKPLAGKTTAVEIATNSNDEECMEDQENSGSEEEEEDKERTSESLPCATPAEKPPAPQDPMRTPRLSDFGLSHYRFQNTWEVVKEKPEQPAVTQDSVGQGDLRAPTFTESFPVLPKTPKCMLELDNEAFTPKMEDFGINEYTMCLNDDFTIALINKNKPTKPKSLVGVTGSQTNTGMNETHSKPTEPTFRQHLAANDMTNSPVPPVFCTPGIKIYKNKLPTLPKSPEITVQKASDSTPEIPTFETPYLKKLVHVSL